TAGCTTAGTGAAAAATGGATCCAAATACCGGTTCGCAAGGATGTTTAACGAATAGTATCGGGGGTATTAACCCATACCAGGTACATCAGAACGATCCTTTAATATGGATCCGATCAACTGAATCGGAAGGAGGTGACAAGACGCAGTGCATAAACGCCTCATGCAGGCTTTACTCTTTCTTGGCGTGATCAGTATTCCAACCTTTGCATCAGCAGAGGGAGGGCTTCTTTCAACAGTGACCAATGAGGTCAATACAGTCACCGATGAAGCGACGTCCACAGTGGATGAGGCCATATCCGCTCCTGACGAGGAGAGGGACGGACCTTCCACCAAGACGACTTCAAAGGATGAGGATCAACAAAAAGGCAGTATTCTTACAGATACCGTTGATCAGGTGACAGGAACCGTTACTAATACAGTTGAAAAAACGGCGAAAGCAGCCGGTGATACTGTTAATAAAACCGTGCAACGTACTACTGAACCAGTTACGAAAATCGCAGGGGATTCAGCGGCTCCGGTAACGGATACCGTGAACAATACCACGAAGGCCGTTACCACAACTGTTGAAAAAACAACGAAAAATGTAACGGACACGGTCGAAGCGACCTCCAAAAAGGCCATCGATACGGTGGAAGAAACGGCAAGACCTGTCACTGAATCAGACGGCAAGCCTTTAACGGAATCAAATCCGACAGATGAAGCCGACACTGTAATCGTTGAAGAAGTGAATATGGAAGATGACAAGGGGAAAGTGAAACAAGTAGAACCTCCAGAATCATCTTCTGTAAAGATTGATCAACATTCAATCAGAGTAACCAAAGCCAAACAAATAAAAGAAAATATACTTACACAGCCATTGGAGGCTGAGCGAGGACAAAGGAACAATCAGCAAACAGCTGATGAGACATCAGAAACAGATGGAAAACGTCCTTTCACGCCGGCCAAACAGATTGAACCGATGCTCACGACAACCAACATGAACACGACCAATCAGTCTACAAGTGCAAATGGAGTGAGTGGGCATAATGCCGGATCAACTTCAATCTGGTATGTGGAGCAGCAGGCGATGGCCGTCAACCTCCAAAAAGCGAGCGTATATGAGAAAAAGAATCTCTATTACGATCAATGGTTAAACGCACCACCGTCCCAACCACCTCAAACATCTCTTCTTTTCAAAAGTATATAAAACTAAAACTTTTAAAAGGAGAGAAAATAAAATGAGAAAAAACGTATTTAGAACATTGGTCATAACAGGTGGATTAGCAGCAAGTCTTGCAATCGGAGGTCACACAAGCTTAGCGGCAGGGAATGATTCACTGCTAAACAGTGATGATGGATTATTGGAAAACGTCAACATCCTTGATTCTGAAGATGGTTTATTGAATGGACTTACCATTGGTGAATCAGACAAAGAATCGAGTACGGGTGCCAATGCTGATGCAAACGTCGTAAATGAAACGGTTGTAGATGAAGAGAATGATTCTGTTACGACTAACAATGGTGCAGAAGCAACTTCAAATGTGAATGCGAACGTAGAAGGAGAAGACGAGTCGGCAGAAGTGAATGCAGACACTGAAGCTGCCGTGATGAACGAAACAATGGTGGAAGAAGATTCAGCTGCTTCCAAAACAGAAGCTGGTGCATCTCAAGATGTTAACGCAGCTGTTGAAGGAGAAGACGAATCAGCAGAAGTGGATGCAGACACAGACGCTGGAGTCATGAACGAAACAATGGTGGAAGAAGATTCAGCTGCTTCTAAAACAGAAGCTGATGCGTCTCAAGATGTCAACGCAGCTGTTGAAGGAGAAAACGAATCAGCAGAGGTGAATGCAGACACTGAAGCTGCCGTGATGAACGAAACAATGGTGGAAGAAGATTCAGCTGCTTCCAAAACAGAAGCTGGTGCGTCTCAAGATGTCAACGCAGCTGTTGAAGGAGAAGATGAATCAGCAGAGGTGAATGCAGACACTGAAGCTGGAATCATGAATGAAACCATGTACAATGAAGAAAATGATTCTTTTGCGTCGACTACTTCCGGTAACCTTGCTTCAGATCTGAGTGCTTCTGCATCTGATGAAGATCAGGAAGTGATGGCCGATGCTATGACTGACTCTGATGTGTGGGCTATGACAGAAAGCAATGAAGAAACCGATTCTTCTAAAAAATCAATCGGTACTGAATCTGCAAATGGTCTGGTACTTGGTGCAGAAGACAAAGAAGATGGTGATGCTTCTAAAGTAGAAGCAATGAACACTACTTCTGCTATGACGACAGTTGAAAATAACGACGAGTATTCAAAGTTTGAAACAAACGCTTCAAATGATTTAATGCTTGGTGCTATGACAACGGATGAAGACAATGAATCATCAGGTCATGTCATGAACGCAGTGAATGCAGGACTATGGGCTGAGTCAATGGATACTGAAGAAGAAGAGTATACAAGTGCCGGATTGAATGCAGGTACTGATACAGCTCTAGGATTTTTATCTTCTTCTGAAGAAGATGAAGCTTCCCTCATGTCCAACCTTGGTGTGAATGCAGAGGCAAGCTATACGCAATGGGAAAACGAAGATTCTTCAGATTCTGAGTTAAACCTTGGTCTTTCAACTGATCTTGGTCTAAATACAATGTTGCAGTCTGACGATGAAAATGTTGATTTAGGACTTTAATATAAAAGAAAGGAATGATCCGCTCTGGATCATTCCTTTTCTTTATTCAACCGCTTTTTTCAAACCCGACTGTTCTTTCTCAAACCGCTCAAACATGATGTAGAAAAGAGCGGCACTGACAAGCGCAAGGATGGAAAGGATGATGAAAGTCCAATCATATCCCGCATAAAGTGAAAGGGTGATCGATAACGGTGCAATTGTCCTTGCGATCGTGAAACGGAGGCTCGCCGCGGCAAAGTACTGTCCCCGCATATGATCCGGTGCAAGCTTTGAGACGAAGCTCTGCTGGATGCCTGCTGTCATCAGTTCCGCAAACGTGAAAACGGCCATACTGATCACAAACATCCATACCGACGCCGTTTGTCCAAACATAAAGATCGAAATGGCGTAGATGACGGATGACAGGATGAATACGTTCCGCTCACGGAACTTCGTGATCCAGCGGGTGATGACAACCGTCAGGAGTGCGACCAGGAACCCGTTTTCAGACAGGATCAGACCGAATACCTGCTCACTCACAAGCGTCAGCGACCAGTCCCCGAAGCTGAACAGGGTGGCCTGGTCCATCACATCCTTGATATATACAGGGATCAGCAGGTCCAATTGCATGAACGTCTGACCAACGAGAACCCCGGCCAAAATAAATAATAAAAACGTCTTATCATTGAAAATAACTTTGTAATCCCTGAATTGATCCGTCATGGCACCATACCAGGCTTTCTTTTTTCCTTCAGTGACAAGGAGCTTGCTATGATCTGCCGGTGCCGTTTCCCTCGTCATTTTATATAAAAGAAGTGCAAGGAATATGCAGATGAGTCCTGCCGCAATCAATAATTGAAAACGGTAGTGAACATAGAATATGCCGCCTAAAACCGGACCGATGACGACCGCGATATTGATGGAGGTGTAAAAGACAGCAAACACATGGCTCCGGTCCTTCTCCTCCACAACATCGGCGACCATAGCCTGACTCGCAGGCCAGTAAAATGAACCAAAGACACCGACAAGGCTGAAGCAGATGAAACCGATCATGGCTGAATCGAGCCAGGGTGAACTGGCGAGCCCAAAGATCAGAAATGCAAGCCCTTGTCCAAATGCAGAAATGACCATCATCCGTTTACGTCCGAAACGGTCAGCGCAATAACCACCCATTAAATTCGCGAGCACCGCGAATACTTGTGAAAGTACTAATAATAATCCAGCCGTCTGCTTTCCAAACGACTCTGCAAAATATATAGTCAAAAACGGAAAAAACATCCAAAATGTAACGTTGATCGCTGCTTCCCCAAACAGCCGGACCTTTAAATTACGGTCCCAATCCCGAATCCTCATCATTCTTCCTCCCCCTCTAAACTAGAACATCATAGCCCGACAGGACAAAATAAACAAGACTTCTTTACTGGTATTTTCAATTTTTTGACTGGGAGTGATTCGGACGCTTAAGATACCTTTTTCATATTTTTGAATACATTAACAGTACTGATGTGGAAAGGAACGGTGGTCGGAGGTGATTGATAGGCTTATTCTCATTACCGGCGCATGGACCCAGGTGGCCGGAACGGTGATCGCTGCAATCGGGGAAACGATGATCATCCGGGAAGAACGATTGAACCAGGAGCCAGTCGGACTGCGCTTAGTCTCTATCGGAAACGGATTTGAAGCGGCAGGAAACTCACTCCAGGCGGTAGGAGCAGAAAAGCTTTCCGATGGATCGATCGGTGAAACATACAGAGTGATCGGCGACTGGATCCAGGCTTCAGGGAACGTGACCAACGTCATTGCGGCAGAAGTGCAGCTTAAAGATAGCGAATTCGAAGGCTTGAACCTTGATATTTTCGGAGACACGATCCAGTCAATCGGAGCCGGTTTGGAAGCATATGGAGCCACTTTGATTACGAGGGATTATGCAAGACTCCTCGCTGCCGGGAATAGCCTCCAATCACTGGGCGCCGCGTTGGAAGCAATAGGGGAGGTTTATATATTAAAAGAAATGCGGGAAACCGGTTTGCTGATCACCGCTTTCGGCAGCTATGCCCAGGCGGCAGGAGCAACAATTGCCGCGGTCGCGCTGACGAAGGAGTATGGGTAGATAGGGCATGTTTAGGGATTATTCGTGAGGGAGATATTGTTTTTTTGAGGAGAATGATCTATTAATCATGTAGTTTGCCAGAATTGAAACCTGTAATGTTGCTGCAGTGGGTGATGTCAGCAGTGGATTGCGTCGATTTGGCCGTTTATTGCGTCAAAATAAAAATTTATGCGTCGTTTTTTTGATATTTGCGTCTTTTAAGGGTGTGATTGCGTCAAAAATTGATTATATGCGTCTTTTTGAAAAAATACCCATTTGACCAAGCGCTCAGTCAACCAGGAGCAAGTATTCAGTCAACCAGCACCAAGCACTCAACAACCACTCCAACAAAAAAACCCCCAAAAAGACAGCCAAGCCATCTCTCCAGGGGATCCTCTCTAAAACCTCAACTTAAAAGCCCATCCGCCATCACGGAATACTGCTTCAGTTGATCCGTCTTCTTTCACGCCGTCGATGTTCATCTTGTCTGAACCGATCATAAAGTCAACGTGGGTGATACTGTTGTTCAAGCCGTTTTTCTCAAGCTCTTCTTCACTCATCTTCTTGCCGCCTTCAATACAGAATGCGTATGCATTTCCGATTGCAAGGTGGTTCGATGCGTTCTCATCAAATAATGTATTGTAGAACAGCACATTTGATTGAGAGATCGGTGATTGATGAGGGACAAGGGCGATTTCTCCCAGGTAGTGAGAGCCTTCGTCTGTGTCGACAAGGCGTTTCAGGATTTCTTCGCCTTCTTCAGCCTTCACGTCCACGATGCGTCCGTTTTCGAATGTGATGGTGAAGTTGTCGATTACGTTACCACCGTAGCTGAGCGGCTTCGTGCTTGAAACGGTGCCGTTCACGCCCGTTTTCAATGGAACCGTGAATACTTCTTCCGTCGGCATATTGGCCATGAATGTTGTGCCCTGCTCGTTCACGCTGCCGGCACCGACCCACAGATGACCTTTAGGAAGCTCGATTGTAAGGTCCGTCCCCGGGGCTGTGTAGTGAAGCTTTTTGTAGTTCTTTTCGTTCAGGTATTCCACTTTTTCGTGAAGGTTGGCATCGTGATCTTTCCATGCCTGCACCGGATCTGCCTGGTCGGCACGCACTGCTTTGAAGATGGCATCCCATAATAGATCCACCTGCTCGTCTGCAGAAGCATCCGGGAATACTTTGGCAGCCCAGTCTTTTGAAGGGGCAGCGAGTACACACCAGCTCACTTTGTCGGATTGGATGAACTGACGATACTTGGACATCGCTTTTCCGGCCACTTTTTGGAAGTTTGAAATGCGTTCAGGATCTACGCCTTTCAACAGGTCAGGGCTTGAAGAAACGATGCTCATGAATGCAGCGCCGCCTTCAGCAAGCTCTTCCACTTCACGTGCTTTCCACTGAGGGAACTCCTGGAATGCTTCATTTGGGGCAAGATCGTATTTTGTGCGGTTGACGATATCGTCACTCCAGTTTACATATACATGCTTTGCGCCTACTTCGTAGGCTTTTTTTACTACGAGACGTACGAACTCTGCAGAATCGATGGATGTGTTGATGACGAGCGTTTGACCCTTCTGGATATTCACGCCGACTTCAACGGCAAGACTTGCGTATTTTTCAAGATTTTCTTGGAATGTGGACATATGTATTCTCCTTTTTCAGAATGTTCTATTACATCCTTATTGTATCAGTGCCTACACGGTTTGCAAGTGTTTACACCTATCTATGTATCATATGCAACAGGATCGGAAAGTATTTGCGGTCGAACGTGGCGGGACTGTGGACAACTATATTATAATGTGTGGAGCATGATGTTACTAAAGGGGGAAGAAACCATGCAGTGGAATGTATTATTGTTAAGGATGGCGGCCATTTATGGGTTTATCGGCGCATTTCTCGGGTCTCATATGGCCGGGGCAGGATCGTATGCATTCAAGCCCATCCACGCACATATTTTAGTGGTGGGCTGGCTGAGTCTGTTTGCGTATTCGTCTTATTACCGGTCCTATCACGTGCCGGAATCTTCTAAACTGGCATTCGCCCACGTATGGACGGCAATACTCGGTTCAATCGGACTGACGGTCGGAATGTGGATGTACAACCTGAATCCGTTCAACCTGTCAACCGGATTCATCACGGTCTTCTATATCGTTGGAGGAAGCACACTGTTACTCAGCTTCCTACTGTTTGTGTTCATGACATTCCGTTACAGTGAAAGCAGGGGATGACCCCATCAGAAAACGCCGCTCGGCACAGAGCGGCGTTTTCATGTTTACATCAAGTTTTCTTCCTGCTGCCTTTCCTGGAAGAGGAACCGGTATTCCATTGGATCCTGGATGATATCGGCAAGGGTATATTCCTCAAGGACAGAAAGATAGGCGCTCAGCGCTTTCCCGAGCACATGCTTTAAACCGCATACCGGCGTGATGATGCATGAATTATTCTTTGGGTCGAAGCATTCGACCAGGTGAAAGTCCTCTTCGGTTGCACGTACGAGTTTTCCTATATTTATCGCTTCAGGGGGCTTTGCAAGCTTGATGCCGCCGTTTCTTCCGCGGATCGTTTCAATCATCCCCATTTTTCCCAATTCATACGTCACTTTCATCAGGTGATTCTTTGAGATGCGATAGGCATCGGCAATTTCCTTTATGTTTGAGAGCTCATTCGTTGGTTTTGATGCCAGAAAGATCAGTACCCTCAATGAGTAGTCCGTGTATAAAGTTAGTCTCATGTATCTCACCTTTCCGTTCCGTTCTCTTTATTATACAAAAGGAAACGAGCTTGTGTCTAAATGTGTCTTTTTTATTAAAGATGTATTTATGATATTGCTTTAGTGCGGAGGGAGGAGTACTTTAAAGATGTATTTAAAATAAATCTTTAGAGGTGACCGTCATGCTATCTCCTAAAACCATTGAAATCGTGAAATCGACAGCCCCAATTTTAAAAGACAGAGGAAGGGAGGTTACAACTGCCTTTTATAAAAATCTTTTCGCACAGCATCCGGAGCTGTTGAATCTATTCAATCACGCCAATCAAGCGAAAGGAAGGCAACAGGCTGCGCTTGCCAATAGTATTTATGCAGCGGCACAGCATATCGACCAGCTGGAAATGATCTTGCCTGCCGTGAAGCAGATTGCACATAAGCATAGAAGTTTAGGCGTGAAGCCTGAACATTATCCGGTCGTCGGGGAGCATCTTCTTCAAGCGATAAAAGAAGTGCTGAAGGATGCTGCGACAGATGACATTCTCCATGCATGGAAAGAGGCATATGATGTGATAGCCGGAGTGTTTATCGATGTAGAGGAAGAGATGTACAATGCAGCTGGCTATAAGGACTTTAAAAAGTTTGTTGTCGCAAAAAAGCAGAAGGAAAGCGATGTGATCACCTCTTTCTTTCTTAAGCCGAAAGATGGGGTGCTTCCAGACTTTCTGCCAGGCCAATACCTTTCAGCGAGGGTGACGATTCCTGGTGAAGCTTACACACTTATCAGGCAGTACAGCCTGTCGAACGCACCTGGGAAGGATTTCTTCAGGATTTCTGTCAAAAAAGAAGCTGAATGTGATCCGAAAGGAAAGGTTTCAAATTTCCTTCATGAAAAGATCGAAGCCGGGAGTGAAATAGAGGTCAGTGCACCGGCCGGAGATTTTTATTTGGAGGAGGGAGACTCGCCCGCTGCATTGATCAGCGGAGGCGTCGGTATCACACCGATGATGAGCATGCTTGAATACATAGCCGGGAGATCCCCTGGAAGGGTCACGTCATTTATCCATGCCTGCAAACATGAAGGTGTCCATGCATTCAAGGAGAGAGTCGGGGAGCTCATGAACGGATTGGAAAACGGACAAAGCTGTGCAGTGTATGAGGAAGCAGAAGGTGATTTTACAGGCTTTATAACCACAGAAATCCTTTCGCGGTATGTGGATGAAAAAACGATTTGTTATGTGTGCGGCCCCCCGCCGTTTATGAGAAATGTCATCTCCTCATTGAAGGAAATCGGCGTTTCCTCCATCCGGTATGAGTTTTTTGGCCCGGGAATGGATTTGTCAGAGAAGGAAAAGGTGTCAGTGTGAGGGTTTTGAAAATAAACTGTGGAATTTGAAAATAAACGGTCCAGTTTTGAAAATAAAATCCAAATTTTGAAAATAAATTGCCCAACTTTGAAAATAAACAGTCTCGTAATGCAAAAGGAACCTGTTCAACGTACAAAAAAGCCGGGAATTCCCGGCTTTTTCGTTTCTATAAACGATGTTCGTCGTTATCTTCCCGGTTTTTAAAGGCTTCCTGGGTTACAATCAGTTCCTCATCCCCGGCAGCATCTTCCGCGTGCTTTGCAGATGTGCTGTTTTGAGGGAAGTTTCCTGGATGTCCTTTTTTCTTTGAATCGAATGATTTACCTCGTGCCATGTCAACATCTCCTTTGATTACGATAGTATAGATGTAGTTTTTCCAGCACCGTCTAAAATATGTGGGTTGAATTGTCAGAAAATAGACTCATCTTATCCTTTCGACACACTGTCACAATGGATATACTGGTGTTAACAGGAGAAGAGTCACCGCTTCAATAAGGTAGGTGATTCGATGCCGCTGAATGTGTAGGAGGGATAGAGTTGGACTTTTCAACGATTGTGTCTGAACATTTGATTAAGAAGGCTTATGAAGACGGGGATTTCAAAGCACTGCCGGGATTCGGGAAACCACTCAATCTGAATGATGATGTAGGGGTGCCGGAAGAGTTGAAGATGGCCCATCGAATGATGAAAAATGCAGGGTTTTCTCAGGAAGAGATGAATGTGAAGAGAGAAATGTTGCGGATCGAAGACATGATCAAGGTATGTGATCATGATGGGGAAAGGCAGGAACTGCAACAAAGCCTGAATGAGAAAATGTTGAAGTATAATGGGATGTTGTCGAAGAAAAGGATCAATACAAACAGCTCTCTGTTTAAAAATTATGAGCATAAGCTGGAAAGCAAGCTGTTGAAATGAAGAGGAGAATTAGCTGATTCAGGTCACGGAAAAGGCGTACAATCCCTACGAATTCTCCCCGCAACACCTTCCAGACTGGTCCTTAGATGAAACGTAAAAAAATCCGAACGAGCTTTCGATCACTCGTTCGGATTTTTATTTGGTGGAAAAACGCTTATCTCTCATCCTCTTTGAACAAAAAGAATGAAATTACCCCGGATAAAAGGGCGCCGCCGATGATCAGCATGGTTTTTGAGCCTGCCGGGATTTCAGCGTATTGTTCGCCGAGGAGCCAGTTGGACGCCAAGGCTACGATGATCATGATGGGAATGACTATGGTGAGTCGTTTCTTCAAGACTGACACATCCTTCATAAACGTAAATATCGCTATTATAGCACAGTTTATCCCTCTACACTCCGTTGAATCCGTTCCGCGCTTGTGGCTGTATCCTGGACATATTGAGCGATCGTCGCGTTATCCCCGTGAAGGGTTTCGATTGTGGCACTGATTTCTTCAAGTCCTGCAGAGGCCTGTTGGATGACGGCCGCCAGTTCTTTCGTCGAAAGTTCAGCTTCTTCTGTCTGTCCCTTTACATCTGATGCAGTATCAGTCAAGTGCTGGAATTCGCTGGATAGTGCTGAAAGCTTTTCACGAAGGGTTGTGAAATAGTCGGTCACTTCACTTGTCGCCCCTACATTTTCATTCAGTTTCATCGAGCTGAGGTTCATGATTTCGACGGCTGTGGAGTTTGCAGAGTTCACAGACGCAAGATTATCGTTGATCTGGGTAGCCGTGTTACGTGTGATTTCTGCAAGCTTACGGATTTCGTCTGCGACGATGCTGAAGCCCCGTCCTGCTTCACCGGCCCTCGCTGCTTCGATGGATGCATTCAGTGCGAGCAGGTTGGTTTGATCGGTAATGTCCTGGATGCTTCCGATGAATGTATTGGTTTCTTCGATTTTGCTTGTGAGCTCCTTGAATGTCTGGTGGAGTCCTTCAATAATATTCTTCAGCTCGATCATGTTTTCTTGAAGGTCTGTGACCCGCTCACTTCCTGAAACGGCAATGTCATTTGCATCGGTGGAGTGAACCGCAAGATCTTGAGAAAGTTTGGTGACTTCCTCCATTTTCCGCATCGTCGTTTCTGTCACAGAAGCGATATTATTGATCTGGTCGCTTTGGGTGACGCTTCCTGCCGAGATTTCGCCCACAGCGGTTTTCATCTCTTCGTGAGACATAAGATGAGTTTGGATCTGGTCATTGATTTGGTGGATGCTGCTGGTGATGGTCGTTAATTCTGTCTGTAATAATTGGCGCTGGTCTTCTTTTTTCTTGCCTTCGCTTTCTGTTAGGTAGATGAATTCCTGAAGCTGTTTAAATTGTGTCCGGTTGAGATGGATGACGACCCCGAGGACGATGCCGAGCAGTACATAGCTTAAGAGTGCCGGCACAAATAATTCGGCGAAGATTGGATCTCCTTCAGGCGCAAGTACACCATTGAGCACAAGCAGGATCAGTCCCGATGTGAAGCCGATGCCGAAGATCACTGTATTGAAATGGATGGCAGAGATCACTGCTAAAAAGAGCAGGATGATTAAATCTGGTGCATTGGCTCCTTCAAGGAAGACCCAAATCCCCATGATTGTATAAATCGTCGGAATACTGAAATATACAAATAAATGCGGTTTCTTCATGACGATTTGAAGGATAACAAAATACCCTGAAAGTAACACGAGCTGGGATGCAAATGCGGTTACGGTAACCGTGCCCGATTCATTGATGATCGAATACACCAGGGCTGCTGCGAGGCTGATTCCATAAGTGATCAGCATTAGAAGATTCTTTTTCTTATTATCGACTTCTTTCACTTGCTTTGGGCTCATGACAATTCTCTCCTTTAATTAAAAAACACCTCTATACCATATATCGACAAGAATAGATGGCGCTTTCATAACGGAAAACGGTAATTTTTAGAAAAATTTT
The nucleotide sequence above comes from Bacillus sp. KH172YL63. Encoded proteins:
- a CDS encoding MDR family MFS transporter, producing the protein MRIRDWDRNLKVRLFGEAAINVTFWMFFPFLTIYFAESFGKQTAGLLLVLSQVFAVLANLMGGYCADRFGRKRMMVISAFGQGLAFLIFGLASSPWLDSAMIGFICFSLVGVFGSFYWPASQAMVADVVEEKDRSHVFAVFYTSINIAVVIGPVLGGIFYVHYRFQLLIAAGLICIFLALLLYKMTRETAPADHSKLLVTEGKKKAWYGAMTDQFRDYKVIFNDKTFLLFILAGVLVGQTFMQLDLLIPVYIKDVMDQATLFSFGDWSLTLVSEQVFGLILSENGFLVALLTVVITRWITKFRERNVFILSSVIYAISIFMFGQTASVWMFVISMAVFTFAELMTAGIQQSFVSKLAPDHMRGQYFAAASLRFTIARTIAPLSITLSLYAGYDWTFIILSILALVSAALFYIMFERFEKEQSGLKKAVE
- a CDS encoding DUF6944 family repetitive protein, which translates into the protein MIDRLILITGAWTQVAGTVIAAIGETMIIREERLNQEPVGLRLVSIGNGFEAAGNSLQAVGAEKLSDGSIGETYRVIGDWIQASGNVTNVIAAEVQLKDSEFEGLNLDIFGDTIQSIGAGLEAYGATLITRDYARLLAAGNSLQSLGAALEAIGEVYILKEMRETGLLITAFGSYAQAAGATIAAVALTKEYG
- a CDS encoding aminopeptidase, with protein sequence MSTFQENLEKYASLAVEVGVNIQKGQTLVINTSIDSAEFVRLVVKKAYEVGAKHVYVNWSDDIVNRTKYDLAPNEAFQEFPQWKAREVEELAEGGAAFMSIVSSSPDLLKGVDPERISNFQKVAGKAMSKYRQFIQSDKVSWCVLAAPSKDWAAKVFPDASADEQVDLLWDAIFKAVRADQADPVQAWKDHDANLHEKVEYLNEKNYKKLHYTAPGTDLTIELPKGHLWVGAGSVNEQGTTFMANMPTEEVFTVPLKTGVNGTVSSTKPLSYGGNVIDNFTITFENGRIVDVKAEEGEEILKRLVDTDEGSHYLGEIALVPHQSPISQSNVLFYNTLFDENASNHLAIGNAYAFCIEGGKKMSEEELEKNGLNNSITHVDFMIGSDKMNIDGVKEDGSTEAVFRDGGWAFKLRF
- a CDS encoding RrF2 family transcriptional regulator, with amino-acid sequence MRLTLYTDYSLRVLIFLASKPTNELSNIKEIADAYRISKNHLMKVTYELGKMGMIETIRGRNGGIKLAKPPEAINIGKLVRATEEDFHLVECFDPKNNSCIITPVCGLKHVLGKALSAYLSVLEEYTLADIIQDPMEYRFLFQERQQEENLM
- the hmpA gene encoding NO-inducible flavohemoprotein yields the protein MLSPKTIEIVKSTAPILKDRGREVTTAFYKNLFAQHPELLNLFNHANQAKGRQQAALANSIYAAAQHIDQLEMILPAVKQIAHKHRSLGVKPEHYPVVGEHLLQAIKEVLKDAATDDILHAWKEAYDVIAGVFIDVEEEMYNAAGYKDFKKFVVAKKQKESDVITSFFLKPKDGVLPDFLPGQYLSARVTIPGEAYTLIRQYSLSNAPGKDFFRISVKKEAECDPKGKVSNFLHEKIEAGSEIEVSAPAGDFYLEEGDSPAALISGGVGITPMMSMLEYIAGRSPGRVTSFIHACKHEGVHAFKERVGELMNGLENGQSCAVYEEAEGDFTGFITTEILSRYVDEKTICYVCGPPPFMRNVISSLKEIGVSSIRYEFFGPGMDLSEKEKVSV
- a CDS encoding DnaJ family domain-containing protein, yielding MDFSTIVSEHLIKKAYEDGDFKALPGFGKPLNLNDDVGVPEELKMAHRMMKNAGFSQEEMNVKREMLRIEDMIKVCDHDGERQELQQSLNEKMLKYNGMLSKKRINTNSSLFKNYEHKLESKLLK
- a CDS encoding histidine kinase yields the protein MKKRLTIVIPIMIIVALASNWLLGEQYAEIPAGSKTMLIIGGALLSGVISFFLFKEDER
- a CDS encoding methyl-accepting chemotaxis protein, which gives rise to MSPKQVKEVDNKKKNLLMLITYGISLAAALVYSIINESGTVTVTAFASQLVLLSGYFVILQIVMKKPHLFVYFSIPTIYTIMGIWVFLEGANAPDLIILLFLAVISAIHFNTVIFGIGFTSGLILLVLNGVLAPEGDPIFAELFVPALLSYVLLGIVLGVVIHLNRTQFKQLQEFIYLTESEGKKKEDQRQLLQTELTTITSSIHQINDQIQTHLMSHEEMKTAVGEISAGSVTQSDQINNIASVTETTMRKMEEVTKLSQDLAVHSTDANDIAVSGSERVTDLQENMIELKNIIEGLHQTFKELTSKIEETNTFIGSIQDITDQTNLLALNASIEAARAGEAGRGFSIVADEIRKLAEITRNTATQINDNLASVNSANSTAVEIMNLSSMKLNENVGATSEVTDYFTTLREKLSALSSEFQHLTDTASDVKGQTEEAELSTKELAAVIQQASAGLEEISATIETLHGDNATIAQYVQDTATSAERIQRSVEG